A single window of Rhodamnia argentea isolate NSW1041297 chromosome 5, ASM2092103v1, whole genome shotgun sequence DNA harbors:
- the LOC125315138 gene encoding uncharacterized protein LOC125315138, whose protein sequence is MAIPERLLRYRFHLLAALLLALASSALVYAAPRFVTVLAYFWPLLLSTALFLVAVVVFGKTSPPAAADASGKDLIDYVAGQPVPDAPLETPHNE, encoded by the coding sequence ATGGCGATCCCGGAGAGGCTGCTCCGGTACAGATTCCACCTCCTCGCCGCCCTCCTCCTCGCCCTCGCCTCCTCCGCCCTCGTCTACGCCGCCCCCAGATTCGTCACCGTCCTCGCCTACTTCTGGCCCCTCCTCCTCTCCACCGCCCTCTTCCTCGTGGCCGTCGTCGTCTTCGGCAAGACCTCCcctcccgccgccgccgacgccTCCGGGAAGGACCTCATCGACTACGTCGCCGGTCAGCCGGTGCCCGACGCCCCCCTGGAAACCCCCCACAACGAGTAG